In a single window of the Octopus sinensis linkage group LG1, ASM634580v1, whole genome shotgun sequence genome:
- the LOC115218980 gene encoding uncharacterized protein LOC115218980 — MGFCEKLFTIPLRILCIILLIIQMGFLDVYLSTYINKLWLLWIIADVVTVVLFITVLVFSYIYSHRENFEPQNFQVISKAGKLPLIYIAWGVYSIVLFLKVLFCFENFAARLSIKDYWGPNTLKLTLALSAPLFLIYLLCQVSTTPDNENRRYIDRITSGVTFDIFDTVDILDILFVQQSKVLLTFAMTKTILGFSLINIFMPLIPLFLVSHSHYGKIKLRDSFMNMYRILMIVIINVPYLVIRLRLIHFYGHNMSIFLIKNFLSIFVTFYDIYEKKQLERLEKASAKAASKTDAEGTALEERA, encoded by the exons ATGGGTTTTTGTGAGAAACTCTTCACCATACCATTGCGTATTTTGTGCATCATTTTGCTGATCATTCAGATGGGATTTCTAGATGTTTATTTGTCTACATACATCAACAAACTATGGTTGTTGTGGATTATCGCTGACGTTGTTACGGTGGTGCTATTTATTACAG tgttGGTTTTTTCATACATTTACAGTCACAGAGAAAACTTTGAACCACAAAACTTCCAAGTAATTTCAAAAGCAGGAAAGCTCCCTCTTATTTATATTGCTTGGGGAGTTTATTCCATTGTACTTTTTCTAaaagttttgttttgctttgagaACTTTGCTGCCAGATTAAGCATAAAGGATTATTGGGGTCCAAATACCCTAAAATTAACACTTGCACTTTCTGCTCCACTCTTTCTAATTTATTTGCTGTGTCAGGTCAGCACCACTCCAGACAATGAGAATAGGAGATATATTGACAGAATAACATCAGGTGTTACCTTTGACATTTTTGACACAGTTGACATTTTGGACATCCTTTTTGTTCAACAGTCCAAAGTACTTCTGACATTTGCAATGACTAAAACGATCTTAGGTTtttctttgattaatatatttatgcCTTTGATTCCTCTGTTTCTTGTTAGTCACTCGCATTATGGTAAAATCAAATTAAGAGACTCTTTTATGAACATGTACCGCATTTTAATGATAGTGATAATCAATGTTCCATATTTGGTTATTCGTTTACGCTTAATCCATTTCTATGGGCACAATATGTCTATATTCCTGATCAAGAATTTCCTTTCAATCTTTGTtacattttatgatatttatgagaaaaaacaACTGGAAAGGTTGGAAAAAGCATCTGCCAAAGCTGCTTCCAAAACTGATGCTGAGGGTACTGCTCTTGAAGAACGGGCTTAA